One stretch of Hymenobacter sp. BRD128 DNA includes these proteins:
- a CDS encoding IS3 family transposase has translation MSTYRYITQRQGQVPVRQLCQVLRVSASAYYAWQRRQLPAPEPAWQVVVRAEFRWHVARYGTRRLRAELHAKGYPVGRWRIRRALATAGLRAQQPRSFVPRTTNSDPNVRAAPNLLLGQPAPTAPNQVWVGDSTYLPKQGGGWLYLATWLDRYSRKIVGWDVRESMPEDLVSAALRRALAVRQPATGLLVHSDQGSQYSATNFKALVARHEAMQSMSRRGNCYDNAHAESFWSRFKTELLDGGSFRNLAEARLEISHYLA, from the coding sequence GTGAGCACCTACCGCTACATTACCCAGCGCCAAGGGCAAGTGCCCGTGCGCCAGCTCTGTCAGGTGCTGCGCGTGTCGGCTAGCGCGTACTATGCCTGGCAGCGTCGCCAGCTGCCTGCGCCGGAGCCAGCATGGCAAGTAGTTGTCCGCGCGGAGTTTAGGTGGCACGTTGCCCGTTACGGCACCCGCCGTCTGCGAGCCGAGCTGCACGCCAAGGGCTACCCAGTAGGCCGCTGGCGTATCCGGCGGGCGTTGGCCACCGCGGGCTTGCGCGCCCAGCAACCGCGCTCGTTTGTGCCCCGCACGACCAACTCCGACCCCAACGTGCGCGCCGCGCCGAACCTGTTGCTGGGCCAACCTGCGCCCACCGCGCCCAATCAGGTCTGGGTGGGGGATAGCACCTATTTGCCCAAACAAGGCGGCGGCTGGCTCTACCTAGCCACCTGGCTCGACCGCTACTCACGCAAAATCGTGGGCTGGGACGTGCGCGAATCCATGCCCGAAGACCTGGTCAGCGCGGCCCTACGCCGCGCCTTGGCTGTGCGCCAGCCAGCGACTGGATTACTAGTCCATTCCGACCAGGGCAGTCAGTACTCGGCCACCAACTTTAAGGCCTTAGTAGCTCGTCACGAGGCTATGCAAAGCATGAGTCGGCGCGGCAACTGCTACGATAATGCCCACGCCGAATCCTTTTGGAGCCGCTTCAAAACCGAATTGCTTGACGGCGGCAGCTTCCGCAACTTAGCCGAGGCGCGTCTGGAAATCAGCCACTATCTCGCCTAG
- a CDS encoding transposase has product MSAEKSKKTPDKRRKYDDAFKAEALRLASESRSTQAAAQQLGISPKLLYRWQQAQLVAEVGSVEVARDPEVRQLRAQLKRAEQELDILKKALVIFGQPTR; this is encoded by the coding sequence ATGAGCGCAGAAAAGAGCAAGAAGACGCCGGATAAGCGGCGCAAATACGATGACGCCTTCAAAGCCGAGGCGTTGCGCCTGGCCTCGGAGAGCCGCAGCACGCAGGCGGCGGCCCAGCAATTAGGCATCAGCCCCAAGCTACTTTATCGCTGGCAGCAGGCCCAACTTGTGGCCGAAGTAGGCAGCGTAGAGGTCGCCCGTGACCCGGAAGTGCGCCAACTGCGCGCCCAGTTGAAACGGGCGGAGCAGGAGCTCGATATTTTAAAAAAAGCCTTGGTCATCTTCGGCCAGCCGACCCGGTGA
- a CDS encoding Fic family protein → MGHYTDAPEDNLLGLTSKESLNEQEALGVATVERYLLEEVDYPVEFSVALVQELHRRAFGHLYDWAGQWRRTVPNVGAYVPPAAERVPQLLYEWADEVRHRQQQLPLKPTAAQVAELLAYTHHRLVAIHPFTNGNGRTARLVTDLLAYSYGYQAVVLYQRTHGEARTQYLAAIRQADDYELRPLQQLISAQLRPLA, encoded by the coding sequence ATGGGGCACTATACGGACGCACCGGAGGATAATCTACTGGGGCTAACCAGCAAAGAGTCGTTAAATGAACAGGAAGCACTAGGCGTAGCTACCGTCGAGCGCTACTTACTCGAAGAAGTGGACTACCCCGTCGAGTTTTCGGTAGCCCTCGTGCAAGAGCTGCATCGACGCGCCTTTGGCCACCTCTATGACTGGGCCGGGCAGTGGCGCCGGACGGTGCCCAATGTCGGTGCTTATGTGCCCCCGGCGGCCGAACGCGTGCCGCAACTGCTGTATGAGTGGGCCGATGAAGTACGCCATCGCCAACAGCAGTTGCCGCTTAAGCCTACGGCCGCCCAAGTGGCCGAGCTATTAGCCTATACCCACCATCGCTTGGTCGCTATTCACCCCTTTACCAATGGCAATGGCCGCACGGCTCGCTTAGTAACCGACTTGCTTGCCTACAGCTACGGTTACCAGGCCGTCGTGCTCTACCAGCGCACGCACGGCGAAGCCCGCACGCAGTATTTAGCCGCGATTCGCCAAGCGGATGACTACGAGTTGCGCCCCTTACAGCAGCTCATTAGTGCACAGCTGCGCCCGCTGGCGTAG
- a CDS encoding M48 family metallopeptidase, translating into MPSPTLLRVDDLLVEVVRKPVRQLRLTIRPPQGQLCVTVPLGTREATIREVVRRKQAWIRQHQTAMQQRPPVPVLRYETGETHYYQGQAYRLCVHVQTSRAAVRLAPDEGVLYLGVPGGATLDQRARVLACWRRTQLQALVPILLAQWEPVVGVRAAAWGIKQMTTRWGSCSIRARRIWLSQALSEWPLSCLEYVLVHELTHLHERLHNARFWHLVGQALPTWQTPHQALTHGRLAELAAAPAPPLALP; encoded by the coding sequence GTGCCGAGCCCCACTCTTCTACGCGTCGATGACCTGCTGGTCGAAGTAGTGCGCAAGCCCGTGCGCCAGCTGCGCTTGACTATTCGCCCACCCCAGGGGCAGTTGTGCGTGACCGTTCCGCTGGGCACGCGCGAGGCCACGATTCGGGAAGTAGTGCGGCGTAAACAGGCCTGGATTCGACAGCACCAAACGGCGATGCAGCAGCGCCCGCCCGTGCCGGTGCTGCGCTACGAGACGGGCGAAACGCACTATTATCAGGGCCAGGCCTATCGCTTGTGCGTGCACGTGCAGACCAGTCGCGCCGCCGTACGCCTGGCCCCGGACGAGGGCGTGCTCTATCTGGGCGTGCCCGGGGGCGCCACGCTCGACCAGCGGGCGCGGGTGCTGGCCTGCTGGCGCCGCACCCAGCTGCAGGCCCTGGTGCCAATCTTGCTGGCCCAGTGGGAGCCCGTGGTTGGCGTACGGGCCGCGGCCTGGGGCATCAAGCAGATGACCACGCGCTGGGGCAGCTGCAGTATCCGGGCCCGGCGCATCTGGCTGAGTCAAGCCCTGAGTGAGTGGCCGCTAAGCTGTTTGGAGTACGTGTTGGTGCACGAACTGACCCATTTGCACGAGCGGCTGCACAACGCCCGCTTCTGGCACTTGGTGGGCCAGGCCCTACCCACGTGGCAGACCCCGCACCAGGCCCTTACACATGGTCGCCTCGCCGAGCTAGCTGCTGCCCCTGCGCCCCCGCTTGCTCTACCCTAG
- a CDS encoding IS1182 family transposase has product MLGFHPVVTSLVKLVPAHHVYLRLLQRIDFGFVRPLVAPFYSAIGRPSLDPVVFVKLLLAQHLENITSDRKLVELAGLHVGIRAFLGYELGQSLPSHSTVCRTRQRLPVAVFEACFTHVVGLCVQQGLVSGHTQVIDSAYIKANASLSRLQPKRFAEGAEAPTIIGPTTAPAITASADRLLHLQRFQTAIRKAGPTKPGRLVSNLTHYSPSDPDARVAFKTGKARILAYTASVSVDAARHVITHIHADLADWRDSRYLLAIVDATQQRLTPFGIRVSLIVADAGYCSGENYEQLEARGLTGYIPAHGMYKTERAGFIYDADNDSYTCSQGKLLTFHKVFVDSEGHAKKRYMAKAADCKSCPIREQCKGKKAKEKRLHHTPHKAHYDRMLARLASQVGKRMRRLRSATVEPVLGSLITYYGLRHISKKRQPGAAKVMYLAAMAYNLKKYLRAAPEQSTSSIIALSLPGHLSWGLVLFCNSHMRYVK; this is encoded by the coding sequence ATGCTAGGCTTCCATCCCGTCGTCACGTCGCTGGTCAAGCTCGTGCCTGCGCACCACGTCTATCTGCGCCTGCTCCAGCGCATCGACTTTGGCTTTGTGCGGCCCTTAGTGGCCCCCTTCTATAGCGCCATCGGCCGCCCCTCGCTCGATCCTGTAGTCTTCGTCAAATTGCTTTTAGCCCAGCATTTGGAGAATATTACGTCTGACCGTAAGCTGGTGGAGCTGGCCGGCCTGCACGTCGGCATCCGCGCGTTTCTAGGCTATGAGCTTGGCCAGTCGCTGCCCAGCCACAGTACCGTCTGCCGAACGCGCCAGCGGTTGCCTGTGGCCGTCTTTGAGGCCTGCTTCACCCACGTGGTAGGCCTGTGTGTGCAACAGGGCTTAGTCAGCGGGCACACCCAAGTGATTGATTCCGCTTACATTAAAGCCAATGCCTCCTTGAGCCGGCTGCAGCCCAAGCGCTTCGCAGAAGGCGCCGAGGCGCCGACCATTATCGGCCCCACCACCGCACCCGCCATCACCGCTTCAGCAGACCGCTTGCTGCATCTACAGCGCTTCCAAACCGCTATTCGCAAAGCGGGCCCGACTAAGCCGGGCCGGCTCGTCAGCAATCTGACGCATTATAGTCCGTCCGATCCCGATGCACGGGTGGCCTTCAAGACGGGCAAAGCGCGCATTCTAGCGTACACAGCCAGTGTAAGTGTTGATGCGGCGCGGCATGTTATTACGCATATTCATGCCGACTTGGCTGACTGGCGGGATAGCCGGTACTTGCTCGCCATTGTGGACGCGACGCAGCAACGGTTGACGCCCTTTGGGATCAGGGTGTCTCTCATCGTCGCGGATGCCGGGTATTGTTCGGGCGAGAATTACGAACAATTGGAAGCCCGCGGCTTAACGGGCTATATCCCCGCCCATGGGATGTACAAAACCGAGCGCGCAGGCTTCATCTATGACGCTGATAATGACAGCTATACCTGCAGCCAGGGTAAGCTATTGACCTTTCATAAAGTATTCGTCGATTCGGAAGGACACGCCAAGAAACGTTACATGGCGAAGGCTGCGGACTGTAAGAGCTGTCCTATTCGGGAGCAGTGTAAAGGCAAGAAGGCCAAGGAGAAACGCTTGCACCACACGCCCCACAAAGCTCATTACGACCGCATGTTGGCGCGCTTAGCCAGCCAAGTAGGCAAACGCATGCGGCGACTCCGTTCCGCCACGGTCGAACCCGTACTCGGCAGCTTGATCACCTACTATGGCTTGCGCCACATCAGCAAGAAACGTCAACCAGGGGCGGCCAAGGTAATGTACCTGGCCGCCATGGCCTATAATCTGAAGAAGTATCTGCGCGCTGCTCCCGAGCAATCAACTAGCTCTATCATCGCCCTGTCGCTACCTGGTCACCTTTCTTGGGGCCTAGTACTCTTTTGCAACAGCCACATGCGTTATGTGAAGTGA